Proteins encoded by one window of Vicia villosa cultivar HV-30 ecotype Madison, WI unplaced genomic scaffold, Vvil1.0 ctg.003292F_1_1, whole genome shotgun sequence:
- the LOC131640745 gene encoding pectinesterase-like — translation MATQETLLDKPRKSLPKTFWLILSLAAIISSSALIVSHFKKPTSFFHLSSASSLCEHALDTKSCLTHVSEVVHGPTLANSKDHKLSTLLSLLTKSTTHIQKARDTANAIKRRVNSPREETALNDCEQLMELSIDRVWDSMLTLTKNNIDSQQDAHTWLSSVLTNHATCLDGLEGTSRVVMESDIQELKSRAKTSLAVFLAVFPQKGDDQFVDETLNGEFPSWVTSKNRRLLESSVGDIKANVVVATDGSGKFKTVAEAVASAPDNGKATYVIYVKKGTYKENIEVGAKKTNVMLVGDGMDATIITGNLNFIDGTTTFKSATVAAVGDSFIAQDIWFQNSAGPEKHQAVALRVGADRSVINRCRIDAFQDTLYAHSNRQFYRDSVITGTVDFIFGNAAVVFQKCKLVARKPMSNQNNMFTAQGREDPGQNTGTSIQQCDLTPSSDLKPVAGSIKTFLGRPWKKFSRTVVLQSFLDSHIDPTGWAEWDAASKDFLQTLYYGEYMNNGPGAGTGKRVNWPGYHVITSAAEASKFTVAQLIQGNVWLKNSGVAFTEGL, via the exons ATGGCTACCCAAGAAACTTTGCTAGATAAGCCTAGAAAATCACTTCCCAAAACTTTCTGGTTAATCCTCTCTTTAGCTGCTATCATAAGCTCATCAGCCCTTATTGTTTCTCATTTCAAGAAACCAACCTCCTTCTTTCACCTTTCATCAGCTTCCAGTCTGTGTGAGCATGCTCTAGATACAAAATCATGCTTAACTCATGTATCAGAAGTAGTTCATGGCCCAACCTTGGCCAACTCAAAAGACCACAAATTGAGTACACTCTTGTCCTTATTAACTAAATCAACCACACACATTCAAAAAGCAAGGGACACGGCCAACGCGATTAAGCGCAGAGTTAACAGTCCTAGAGAGGAGACCGCTTTGAATGACTGTGAGCAACTAATGGAGTTGTCCATAGACAGAGTTTGGGACTCAATGTTGACACTGACAAAAAATAACATTGACTCACAGCAAGATGCACACACATGGCTGAGTAGTGTGCTCACTAACCATGCAACATGTTTGGATGGTTTAGAAGGTACATCTCGGGTTGTTATGGAAAGTGACATCCAAGAGTTGAAATCTAGAGCTAAAACTTCTCTAGCAGTGTTTCTTGCTGTTTTTCCTCAAAAGGGTGATGACCAATTTGTTGATGAAACATTGAACGGGGAATTTCCATCATGGGTTACAAGCAAGAATAGGAGGCTTTTGGAGTCGTCAGTTGGGGACATAAAGGCAAATGTTGTGGTGGCCACTGATGGGAGTGGAAAGTTCAAAACAGTGGCTGAGGCTGTGGCATCTGCACCTGACAACGGTAAGGCAACATATGTTATTTATGTGAAAAAGGGAACATACAAAGAGAACATTGAAGTTGGTGCCAAAAAAACAAATGTCATGCTGGTTGGTGATGGTATGGATGCAACAATAATCACAGGCAACTTGAATTTCATCGATGGAACAACCACCTTCAAAAGTGCTACTGTTG CCGCAGTTGGTGATTCATTTATAGCACAAGACATTTGGTTCCAAAATTCGGCAGGCCCAGAGAAGCACCAAGCAGTGGCTCTCCGTGTTGGGGCCGACAGATCTGTCATCAACCGATGCCGCATTGACGCCTTTCAAGACACTCTATACGCACACTCCAACAGGCAATTCTATCGTGACTCAGTCATCACAGGTACCGTCGACTTCATCTTCGGAAACGCAGCTGTTGTGTTCCAGAAGTGCAAGTTAGTGGCCCGAAAGCCCATGAGCAACCAAAACAACATGTTCACAGCCCAAGGTCGAGAGGACCCGGGCCAGAACACAGGAACTTCAATTCAACAATGTGACCTAACACCAAGCTCAGACCTCAAGCCAGTTGCGGGATCAATCAAAACATTCCTAGGCCGCCCATGGAAGAAATTCTCTAGAACTGTTGTGCTGCAATCCTTTCTGGACAGCCACATTGACCCGACGGGATGGGCGGAATGGGACGCCGCGAGTAAGGACTTTTTGCAAACTTTGTACTATGGAGAGTACATGAACAATGGGCCAGGTGCAGGTACAGGCAAGAGAGTGAATTGGCCCGGTTATCATGTTATCACAAGTGCAGCGGAAGCTAGTAAGTTTACAGTAGCACAACTAATTCAAGGTAATGTTTGGTTGAAGAACTCAGGGGTGGCCTTTACTGAGGGCTTGTAG